From Parafrankia discariae, the proteins below share one genomic window:
- a CDS encoding SDR family oxidoreductase has product MPNEVLVVIGLGGMGVAVTRRVGTGKTVLLADYDETALNAATENLRDEGQQVTAQVVDVSSRESVYALARAAAALGPVRHVVHTAGLSPTQAPVDAILKVDLLGTALVLDAFAEVVAVGGAGVVISSMSGYFVPPPAREIEAQLANAPTEELLNLPFTAVDAFPSAGYAYSFAKRANQLRVRSASDAWGVRGARVNSISPGVISTKMGQQELASESGAGMRAMVAASGTGRLGSADDIAAAVDFLLSDNASFITGTDLLVDGGAVAAVSTGRVDLFAGRK; this is encoded by the coding sequence ATGCCGAACGAGGTACTGGTGGTCATCGGCCTTGGCGGCATGGGTGTCGCCGTGACCCGCCGGGTCGGCACGGGCAAGACGGTCCTGCTGGCCGACTACGACGAGACGGCGCTGAACGCCGCCACCGAGAACCTCCGCGACGAGGGCCAGCAGGTGACGGCCCAGGTCGTGGACGTGTCGTCCCGGGAGTCCGTGTACGCGCTCGCGCGGGCCGCCGCGGCCCTCGGCCCGGTGCGGCACGTCGTCCACACCGCGGGCCTGTCCCCCACCCAGGCGCCGGTCGACGCGATCCTGAAGGTCGACCTGCTCGGCACCGCGCTGGTGCTCGACGCGTTCGCCGAGGTCGTCGCCGTGGGCGGCGCCGGCGTGGTCATCTCGAGCATGTCCGGCTACTTCGTTCCCCCGCCGGCCCGCGAGATCGAGGCTCAGCTGGCCAACGCCCCCACCGAGGAACTGCTGAACCTGCCGTTCACGGCGGTGGACGCGTTCCCGAGCGCGGGCTACGCCTACTCCTTCGCCAAGCGGGCCAACCAGCTGCGGGTGCGTTCGGCCAGCGACGCGTGGGGCGTCCGAGGCGCCCGGGTCAACTCGATCAGTCCTGGGGTCATCTCGACGAAGATGGGACAGCAGGAACTCGCGAGCGAGTCCGGGGCTGGTATGCGTGCCATGGTGGCGGCCTCCGGCACCGGCCGGCTCGGCTCGGCGGACGACATCGCCGCCGCCGTCGACTTCCTCCTGTCGGACAACGCCTCGTTCATCACCGGAACCGACCTCCTGGTCGACGGAGGCGCGGTCGCCGCCGTCTCGACCGGCCGGGTCGACCTGTTCGCCGGGAGGAAGTGA
- a CDS encoding TetR/AcrR family transcriptional regulator gives MPNKTVGRGRRPGGSDSRERILAAARERFLADGYQAVTLRSVAAAAGVDSALPSYFFGSKQGLFAASMALAVNPADVLDHVLAGEHDGLAERVLRGVLGVWDDPTSGPPLRTMLTTAMTDPALTRLVREAVGRELIDRLTARFGGPAGREHAAAFSLQVAGLILSRYVLELDPIASMTPDEIIRRCAPALQVVVDSATRP, from the coding sequence GTGCCGAATAAGACTGTGGGACGCGGCCGCCGCCCAGGGGGCTCCGACAGCCGCGAGCGGATACTGGCCGCGGCACGCGAGCGCTTCCTCGCGGATGGCTACCAGGCGGTGACGTTGCGGTCGGTGGCGGCCGCCGCCGGCGTCGACAGCGCGCTGCCCAGCTACTTCTTCGGCTCCAAGCAGGGCCTGTTCGCGGCGTCGATGGCCCTGGCCGTCAACCCGGCGGACGTGCTCGACCACGTGCTCGCCGGCGAGCACGACGGCCTGGCGGAGCGCGTGCTACGCGGCGTGCTGGGCGTCTGGGACGACCCGACCTCGGGGCCGCCACTGCGCACGATGCTGACGACCGCCATGACCGACCCCGCGCTGACCCGCCTGGTGCGTGAGGCGGTGGGGCGAGAGCTCATCGACCGTCTGACCGCGAGGTTCGGCGGTCCGGCCGGTCGCGAGCACGCCGCCGCCTTCAGCCTCCAGGTAGCCGGCCTGATCCTCAGCCGCTACGTCCTGGAGCTGGACCCGATCGCCTCGATGACCCCCGACGAGATCATCCGGCGGTGCGCGCCCGCCCTGCAGGTCGTCGTGGACTCCGCCACCCGCCCCTGA
- a CDS encoding TetR/AcrR family transcriptional regulator → MTGGRRRSESSRRAILDAARVLLLERGYERLTIDAVAAQAGVGKQTIYRWWGSKGAVVADAVLEGGLVPPSIPLPDTGDIEADLRAWLRAWTARLASGVGRNLILALTAATAEDRAVADVLYERFTGPHEQLLRDRLESARAAGQLGSEVPVPAIAGVLIGSLLYRVLSRQAPPTVDDADMVVRLVLTGAA, encoded by the coding sequence ATGACGGGCGGGCGCCGGCGCAGTGAGAGCTCGCGGCGGGCGATCCTCGACGCGGCCCGTGTCCTGCTGCTCGAACGCGGCTACGAACGGTTGACGATCGACGCCGTCGCCGCCCAGGCCGGCGTCGGAAAGCAGACGATCTACCGCTGGTGGGGGTCGAAGGGAGCCGTCGTCGCCGATGCGGTGCTCGAGGGCGGGCTCGTGCCACCGTCCATCCCGCTGCCCGACACGGGAGACATCGAGGCCGATCTGCGAGCCTGGCTGAGGGCCTGGACCGCGCGTCTGGCCTCCGGCGTGGGCAGGAACCTCATCCTCGCCCTCACCGCGGCCACGGCCGAGGACCGCGCCGTCGCCGATGTCCTCTACGAGCGCTTCACCGGACCCCACGAGCAGCTCCTGCGCGACCGCCTGGAAAGCGCCCGCGCGGCGGGTCAGCTCGGGTCGGAGGTGCCGGTCCCGGCGATCGCCGGCGTGCTGATCGGCTCCCTGCTCTACCGCGTCCTCAGCAGGCAGGCACCGCCGACGGTGGACGACGCCGACATGGTCGTGCGCCTGGTGCTCACCGGGGCAGCCTGA
- a CDS encoding PadR family transcriptional regulator: MAGLFRVTPATLDVLEALLDGEVEPYGLAIARQAGLATGSVFPILARLERVDWIASSWEDTDRPGPRRRLYRFTPEGMAGARVLLAERRGRAAGQRRGLGGFTSAPEGAR, translated from the coding sequence GTGGCTGGACTGTTCCGGGTGACCCCCGCGACGCTCGACGTTCTCGAGGCACTTCTCGACGGCGAGGTCGAGCCGTACGGCCTGGCGATCGCCAGGCAGGCCGGCCTGGCGACCGGCAGCGTGTTCCCGATCCTGGCCCGGCTCGAGCGCGTCGACTGGATCGCCTCGAGCTGGGAGGACACCGATCGCCCCGGGCCGCGTCGGCGGCTCTACCGGTTCACCCCGGAGGGGATGGCCGGTGCCCGGGTGCTGCTCGCCGAGCGCCGTGGTCGCGCCGCCGGGCAACGCCGCGGGCTGGGCGGATTCACCTCGGCGCCGGAAGGTGCCCGATGA
- a CDS encoding MFS transporter has protein sequence MAVRERPTPGSGQGPVMIVVCVALATVVAAMASLNVALPGIARGTRASQTQLAWVVDAYSLIFASLLLPAGAIGDRYGRRRALLVGLVVFGLGSAAAMTVSTANALILLRGVLGLGAALVMPATLSTITTTFPEAQRPRAVATWAGVAGGSAVIGLLATGLLLEVFSWRSLFGLNVVLAAAAIAGTLRFVPESADRHVPRLDVVGALLAVAGLVTLVYSVIEAPNAGWLSGRTAGGIAAGLGVLGGLVAWELRQAHPLLDPRLFRNRAFAAGTLSILAQFFAFFGFIFVLLQYLQLVRGDSALFAAVSMLPMAAAMMSVARRTPRLAARVGARNVCVGGLVLIATGLVVLSRLEATSSYWLIVGGLLPLGAGMGAAMAPATTAITEALPAAKQGIGSAMNDLARELGGALGIAVVGSVLAASYRGHLDLSGQPPALAEQARSSLAVASRLGGAVQAQAQDAFVSGLRAALLCAAAAAVLAAAGVAALLANHGLPASRPLDPPGTARTSEDPRTSTELRRTTT, from the coding sequence ATGGCAGTCAGGGAACGACCAACCCCGGGGTCCGGGCAGGGCCCGGTGATGATCGTGGTGTGCGTGGCGCTCGCGACCGTCGTCGCGGCGATGGCCTCGCTCAACGTGGCGCTGCCGGGCATCGCCCGCGGCACCCGGGCGAGCCAGACCCAGCTGGCCTGGGTGGTGGACGCCTACTCGCTGATCTTCGCCTCGTTGCTGCTACCGGCCGGCGCGATCGGCGACCGCTACGGGCGCCGGCGGGCGCTGCTCGTGGGACTCGTCGTGTTCGGTCTCGGCTCCGCGGCGGCGATGACGGTCTCGACGGCCAACGCCCTGATCCTGCTGCGTGGCGTGCTCGGGCTCGGTGCCGCGCTGGTCATGCCCGCGACCCTGTCGACGATCACCACGACGTTCCCCGAGGCCCAGCGGCCGCGGGCCGTCGCGACCTGGGCGGGCGTGGCCGGCGGCAGCGCCGTCATCGGCCTGCTCGCCACCGGCCTGCTCCTCGAGGTGTTCTCGTGGCGGTCGCTGTTCGGTCTCAACGTCGTCCTGGCGGCCGCCGCGATCGCCGGAACGCTGCGTTTCGTACCCGAGTCGGCCGACCGGCACGTGCCGCGACTGGACGTGGTCGGCGCGCTCCTCGCCGTCGCCGGACTGGTGACGCTGGTCTACTCGGTCATCGAGGCGCCGAACGCCGGATGGCTCAGCGGGCGCACCGCGGGGGGGATCGCGGCCGGGCTCGGTGTGCTCGGCGGGCTCGTCGCCTGGGAGCTCCGCCAGGCCCACCCGCTGCTCGACCCGCGGCTGTTCCGGAATCGGGCCTTCGCCGCCGGCACGCTCTCGATCCTGGCGCAGTTCTTCGCCTTCTTCGGCTTCATCTTCGTCCTGCTTCAGTACCTGCAGCTGGTCCGCGGTGACAGCGCCCTGTTCGCCGCGGTGAGCATGCTCCCGATGGCCGCGGCCATGATGTCCGTCGCCCGCCGGACACCGCGCCTCGCCGCGCGTGTCGGGGCCCGGAACGTCTGCGTCGGTGGACTCGTCCTGATCGCCACGGGGCTGGTCGTGCTCTCCCGCCTGGAGGCCACGAGCAGCTACTGGCTGATCGTCGGGGGCCTGCTTCCGCTGGGGGCGGGCATGGGCGCCGCGATGGCCCCGGCGACGACCGCGATCACCGAGGCGCTGCCCGCCGCGAAGCAGGGCATCGGTTCCGCGATGAACGACCTCGCGCGCGAACTCGGCGGCGCGCTGGGCATCGCCGTCGTCGGCAGCGTCCTGGCCGCCTCGTACCGCGGCCACCTGGACCTGTCCGGTCAGCCGCCCGCCCTGGCCGAGCAGGCCCGCTCGTCACTCGCGGTCGCGTCCCGCCTCGGCGGCGCCGTCCAGGCCCAGGCCCAGGACGCGTTCGTCAGCGGGCTGCGCGCCGCGCTGCTCTGCGCGGCGGCCGCCGCCGTGCTGGCCGCGGCCGGCGTCGCCGCCCTGCTCGCGAACCACGGCCTCCCGGCGTCCCGACCTCTCGACCCGCCCGGGACCGCCCGGACTTCGGAGGACCCCCGGACCTCGACGGAGCTCAGGCGGACCACCACGTGA